A genomic segment from Streptomyces antibioticus encodes:
- a CDS encoding DNA cytosine methyltransferase — protein MSDLIVDLFAGPGGWGHALHVLGVRDVGLEWDEWACKTRAAAAQTTIRTNVALYPVRPFVGRTRGLIASPPCQAWSMAGKRLGLIDRPLVHQAVADLAAGRDTRELLLTACQDQRSLLAAEPMRYLHALHQAGEPEWVLMEEVPDVAPLWKQYAVVLRSWGFSTWSGILNAADYGVPQTRRRAILIASRTRTAAPPEPTHAKFSEPETFFGPGRRTWVSMAEALGWGRTDGPVPTVCAGGGPGGGPEPFPSGSRKTLSDARDRGAWKNPPLHPRNPKAEPPCSCTEESPRTPRCGGGRDWVLRSNSQANAAIRPVTEPPATLFFGNRANECVWTTTGPAETAPPAIRITAEEAGILQSFPPAYPWQGNKGQRFSQIGNAVPPLFAAHLIAPHVERTLTRNDFVLAA, from the coding sequence ATGAGCGACCTCATCGTGGACCTCTTCGCCGGCCCGGGCGGCTGGGGGCACGCCCTGCACGTCCTGGGAGTACGCGACGTCGGCTTGGAGTGGGACGAATGGGCCTGCAAGACCCGTGCGGCAGCTGCGCAGACCACCATCCGTACCAACGTCGCCCTCTACCCCGTTCGGCCCTTCGTAGGCCGGACCCGCGGGCTGATAGCGAGCCCGCCCTGCCAGGCATGGAGCATGGCTGGCAAACGCCTCGGCTTGATCGACCGGCCGCTCGTCCACCAGGCCGTGGCAGACCTGGCCGCGGGCCGGGACACCCGCGAACTGCTGCTCACCGCCTGCCAGGACCAGCGGTCGCTGCTGGCCGCCGAGCCGATGCGCTACCTCCACGCCCTGCACCAGGCCGGCGAGCCGGAATGGGTGCTGATGGAGGAGGTCCCCGACGTCGCGCCCTTGTGGAAGCAGTACGCCGTCGTGCTCCGCTCCTGGGGGTTCTCCACCTGGAGCGGCATCCTCAATGCCGCCGACTACGGGGTACCCCAAACCAGGCGGCGGGCGATCCTGATCGCCTCCCGCACCCGCACGGCGGCCCCGCCCGAGCCGACGCACGCGAAGTTCAGCGAGCCGGAGACCTTCTTCGGGCCCGGCCGCCGGACCTGGGTGTCCATGGCCGAAGCCCTCGGTTGGGGACGCACCGACGGGCCCGTACCCACCGTGTGTGCCGGCGGCGGCCCCGGTGGCGGACCGGAGCCCTTCCCCTCCGGCTCCCGCAAGACCCTCTCCGACGCCCGCGACCGCGGCGCGTGGAAGAACCCCCCGCTCCACCCCCGAAACCCCAAGGCCGAACCTCCGTGCAGCTGCACGGAGGAATCTCCGCGGACGCCGCGGTGCGGTGGCGGACGGGACTGGGTCCTGCGCAGCAACAGCCAGGCGAACGCGGCCATCCGGCCCGTGACTGAACCGCCCGCGACGCTGTTCTTCGGCAACCGCGCCAACGAATGCGTCTGGACCACTACGGGCCCCGCAGAGACGGCGCCGCCGGCGATCCGGATCACCGCCGAGGAGGCCGGGATCCTGCAGTCCTTCCCGCCCGCCTACCCCTGGCAAGGCAACAAAGGCCAGCGCTTCTCCCAGATCGGGAATGCCGTTCCCCCGCTGTTCGCCGCCCACTTGATCGCACCACACGTCGAACGCACGCTCACCCGCAACGACTTCGTCCTGGCGGCATGA
- a CDS encoding DnaB-like helicase N-terminal domain-containing protein, producing the protein MMSDATRTEADEDLLQYPAPPPVVHYAEQALLGALLLVPERLKTIGPLEPEHFANTAHSALFAAMRTVSPPAPEVHRTSPVWPNQLLDAAQPQARALTASYLHTLISVCPTDAHAPAYAQMVRSGHARRVLRRHAGLLAQAARAPGPDPARTVLTRADQLAVYLDELATAFASHPGSIPRTPAAPTTAVQASVEAADEERMLLAAATAHPEDLPRMQWLHESDLTTPMHAALFACLTGLARRGAPVDPITVLWEAQQRGLLHDGFGPTDVLDVVSHPAGAPEHWGQKILQRALLRHAEDVAARIETLTADEATTVHQLATGSRRALAALSSVRARWHQAVGDTSSGARAAAPATVQTPVLRQPAARASPAVRRPARPAR; encoded by the coding sequence ATGATGTCCGACGCCACCCGTACCGAAGCCGACGAGGATCTCCTGCAGTACCCGGCGCCGCCGCCGGTGGTCCACTACGCCGAACAGGCCCTGCTCGGGGCCCTGCTCCTGGTTCCCGAGCGGCTCAAGACCATCGGGCCGCTCGAGCCTGAGCACTTCGCCAACACCGCGCACAGCGCACTGTTCGCGGCGATGCGCACGGTGTCCCCGCCCGCGCCCGAGGTCCACCGCACCAGCCCGGTGTGGCCGAACCAGCTCCTCGACGCGGCTCAGCCCCAGGCCCGAGCCCTGACGGCCTCCTACCTGCACACCCTCATCAGCGTCTGCCCCACCGACGCCCACGCCCCTGCTTACGCGCAGATGGTCCGTTCCGGGCACGCCCGCCGCGTTCTGCGGCGGCATGCCGGTCTCCTCGCCCAGGCCGCCCGCGCCCCGGGGCCCGATCCGGCCCGGACGGTTCTCACCCGGGCCGACCAGCTCGCCGTCTACCTCGACGAGCTGGCAACCGCCTTCGCCTCCCACCCCGGCTCGATACCCCGGACCCCGGCCGCGCCCACAACAGCGGTCCAGGCATCGGTCGAGGCGGCGGACGAGGAGCGAATGCTGCTGGCCGCGGCCACCGCCCACCCCGAGGACCTGCCGCGGATGCAGTGGCTGCACGAGAGCGACCTCACCACTCCGATGCACGCCGCCCTCTTCGCCTGTCTCACCGGCCTGGCCCGCCGTGGTGCACCGGTGGACCCGATCACCGTGCTGTGGGAGGCGCAGCAGCGCGGCCTTCTTCACGACGGGTTTGGTCCCACCGATGTCCTCGACGTGGTCTCCCATCCCGCAGGGGCACCCGAGCACTGGGGGCAAAAGATCCTCCAGCGCGCCCTCCTCCGCCACGCCGAGGATGTCGCCGCCCGGATCGAAACCCTCACTGCGGACGAAGCCACCACCGTCCACCAGCTGGCCACCGGCAGCCGCCGGGCCCTCGCCGCACTGTCCTCCGTCCGGGCCCGCTGGCACCAGGCCGTCGGAGACACAAGTTCAGGAGCACGCGCCGCTGCTCCCGCAACCGTCCAGACCCCAGTGCTCCGGCAACCGGCCGCACGGGCCAGCCCAGCAGTGCGCCGCCCTGCGCGACCCGCCCGATGA
- a CDS encoding DUF317 domain-containing protein, whose translation MPYAPADAHVSFTLHPDHHPGVLATTSGPTSDAARSHLHDRGFRSTGPDTMVLARIDREEPYYADRAANELARYGFTVDIAPELQEEIDTEWTWTDYPMPWCTPEEIRQVSADAQRIHDDIATRRLTIHLHANDGHTTVAVGTYATGVRRHVHLHGEDHLRQVSLTFQDEAEALAEFHSQYTVAVRPGPAPLTGLEQSVRQALCGKTAPMTHTPLATPPIVAGPGEHEEFLDHLLDSKPQWSKYRTWSDETTIASHESLTVRAEFDHEARHRTDIAWTIAEYDGPVGERLWRGTITAGTPVPFIRAITDHLDDPPSAGTTEPHVPLHEAGWASASHPARTTWRAPDCSLTFEHQPHAVGDRWTVFGGDNANRPAWSIRLSPGAPQDLLAQLTSIAAGATSPPPSTSRRSSPLPRLPVPLPQRHSRIR comes from the coding sequence ATGCCGTACGCCCCCGCCGACGCCCACGTCAGCTTCACCCTGCACCCCGACCACCATCCTGGCGTTCTCGCCACGACCTCCGGCCCCACGAGCGACGCCGCCCGCTCCCACCTTCACGACCGCGGCTTCCGCAGCACCGGCCCGGACACAATGGTCCTTGCCCGAATAGACCGGGAGGAGCCCTACTACGCCGACCGGGCAGCCAACGAGCTGGCCCGGTACGGCTTCACCGTGGACATCGCCCCGGAACTCCAGGAGGAGATCGACACCGAGTGGACCTGGACCGACTACCCCATGCCGTGGTGCACCCCGGAAGAGATCCGGCAGGTCAGCGCCGATGCCCAGCGCATCCACGACGACATCGCAACCCGTCGGTTGACCATCCACCTCCATGCGAACGACGGCCACACCACCGTCGCGGTGGGAACGTACGCCACTGGCGTACGGCGCCATGTTCACCTGCACGGCGAAGACCACCTCCGGCAGGTATCCCTGACGTTCCAGGATGAAGCGGAGGCTCTCGCGGAGTTCCACAGCCAGTACACCGTGGCTGTGCGGCCGGGCCCCGCCCCGCTAACCGGACTCGAACAGAGCGTCCGCCAGGCCCTCTGCGGCAAGACGGCACCGATGACCCACACACCCCTGGCGACCCCTCCGATAGTTGCCGGCCCCGGGGAGCACGAGGAGTTCCTCGACCACCTCCTCGACTCCAAGCCGCAGTGGTCCAAGTACCGGACCTGGAGCGACGAGACGACCATCGCCTCACACGAGAGTCTCACCGTCCGGGCCGAGTTCGACCACGAGGCCCGTCACCGAACCGACATCGCCTGGACGATCGCCGAGTACGACGGACCCGTCGGCGAGAGGCTCTGGCGAGGCACCATCACCGCCGGCACCCCCGTCCCTTTCATCCGGGCGATCACCGACCACCTCGACGACCCGCCCTCGGCGGGGACAACCGAGCCGCACGTTCCTCTGCACGAGGCCGGATGGGCATCGGCGAGCCACCCTGCCCGTACAACGTGGCGAGCCCCAGACTGCAGTCTCACCTTCGAGCACCAACCGCATGCAGTGGGCGACCGATGGACCGTCTTCGGCGGTGACAACGCGAACAGGCCCGCTTGGTCAATCCGACTTTCCCCGGGCGCGCCCCAGGACCTCCTCGCCCAGCTGACCTCCATCGCGGCCGGCGCCACCTCGCCGCCGCCTTCTACCTCGCGGCGCTCATCTCCCCTTCCCCGGCTCCCGGTCCCTCTTCCCCAACGGCATAGCCGCATCCGCTGA
- a CDS encoding class I SAM-dependent methyltransferase, with product MTTDPAVRPEIIDFYTRSDEATRLHATATGTLELVRTRELLRRHLPPAPARVLDVGGGPGTHAHWLASDGYTVHVVDPVPKHVSQAGALDGVTSELGDARRLTAAAGTYDVVLLLGPLYHLHDKGDRLSALTEAARVVRPGGFVAAAAISRYSPLLDYIATTGITEPAVQDGVRDTLNQGRYAGQRGFTVAYFQTSDELREEVTEAGFADPTLYGVEGPGWVAVKAIEKYADTNLLGRPMYDAALAAARLAEPHDALIDASAHILAMTHT from the coding sequence ATGACGACCGACCCTGCCGTCCGCCCGGAGATCATCGACTTCTACACCCGCTCCGACGAGGCCACACGGCTGCACGCCACCGCCACGGGCACCCTGGAACTGGTACGCACCCGCGAGTTACTCCGCCGCCACCTCCCGCCCGCTCCGGCCCGCGTGCTCGACGTAGGCGGCGGTCCCGGCACCCACGCCCACTGGCTCGCCTCAGACGGATACACCGTGCACGTCGTGGACCCCGTGCCCAAGCACGTCAGCCAGGCTGGCGCACTAGACGGAGTGACATCCGAGCTGGGCGACGCCCGCCGCCTCACGGCCGCAGCCGGCACCTACGACGTGGTGCTGCTCCTTGGCCCCCTTTACCACCTCCACGACAAGGGCGATCGCCTCTCCGCGCTGACCGAAGCCGCCCGCGTGGTCCGGCCGGGAGGTTTCGTCGCCGCAGCTGCGATCTCGCGATATTCGCCTCTCCTCGACTACATCGCCACCACCGGCATCACCGAGCCCGCCGTCCAGGACGGAGTCCGGGACACGCTCAACCAGGGCCGCTACGCCGGACAGCGAGGTTTCACCGTCGCCTACTTCCAGACCTCAGACGAGCTTCGCGAGGAAGTCACCGAGGCAGGCTTCGCGGACCCGACCCTGTACGGCGTTGAAGGACCCGGCTGGGTGGCGGTCAAGGCCATCGAGAAGTACGCCGACACCAATCTTCTGGGTAGGCCGATGTACGACGCTGCCCTCGCGGCAGCGCGCCTTGCAGAACCGCACGATGCGCTCATTGACGCCTCTGCCCACATTCTTGCCATGACCCACACCTGA
- a CDS encoding DUF5655 domain-containing protein gives MSKLRLFSTKGGVTEVVPRLADEEAEVQALVEGAMEVMLGVRFLASEYSTGPVHGGRIDSLGLDENGSPVIIEYKRATDPGVLSQGLFYMAWLVDHRQEFHALVRERLGSAAGAQVMWKAPRLICVAGDYTRYDLHAVREHRRSIDLVRYRLYGKGLIALETVASVAAQPKAALRIRRRNADGAVSRPNSAGAMGELAAAVDEVLLGLGADVTKVERKQYDAYQRLRNFACVTSRQDKLLVYLKATPEAIDLVPGFTRDVRGLGHHGTGDLEVQLRSERDVERAVELFRLSYAAA, from the coding sequence GTGTCGAAGCTGAGGTTGTTCAGCACGAAGGGCGGCGTGACGGAGGTCGTGCCGCGATTGGCCGATGAAGAGGCAGAGGTGCAGGCTCTCGTCGAAGGTGCGATGGAGGTCATGCTCGGGGTGCGGTTCCTGGCCAGCGAGTACAGCACTGGCCCTGTCCACGGCGGGCGCATTGATTCGCTCGGGCTGGACGAGAACGGCTCGCCCGTGATCATCGAGTACAAGAGGGCTACCGACCCTGGTGTCTTGTCGCAGGGCCTGTTCTATATGGCCTGGTTGGTCGACCACCGGCAGGAGTTCCATGCCCTGGTGCGCGAGCGCCTGGGCTCTGCGGCTGGTGCGCAGGTGATGTGGAAGGCGCCCCGGCTGATCTGTGTCGCGGGGGACTACACCCGTTACGACCTTCACGCGGTCCGGGAGCACCGCCGGTCGATCGACCTCGTGCGTTACCGCCTTTACGGGAAGGGCCTCATCGCGCTGGAGACGGTCGCTTCCGTCGCGGCGCAGCCCAAAGCGGCCCTCCGTATTCGCCGCAGGAATGCCGACGGGGCGGTTTCGCGGCCGAATTCGGCGGGGGCGATGGGGGAGCTGGCTGCAGCGGTTGACGAAGTGCTGCTGGGTCTGGGGGCCGACGTTACGAAGGTCGAGCGCAAGCAGTACGACGCGTACCAGCGCCTGCGGAACTTCGCCTGTGTGACGTCGCGGCAGGACAAGCTGCTCGTCTACCTCAAGGCGACCCCGGAGGCCATCGACCTCGTACCCGGCTTCACCAGGGACGTAAGGGGACTTGGGCATCACGGTACGGGCGATCTTGAGGTGCAACTGCGCTCGGAGAGAGACGTGGAGCGGGCGGTGGAGCTGTTCCGGCTGTCCTACGCCGCAGCATAG
- a CDS encoding IS5 family transposase (programmed frameshift): MGRGTWSWIVPDGLWEIAKPLIPPSRVRPQGGGTQDTPDETLFAAIIYVLVSGCAWRALPPCFGISKSTAHRRFLIWSRAGVWGRLHETVLHRLDDAGLIDVTRVVLDTAHVRAKKGGEHTGPSPVDRGKPGSKMHILSDANGLPLVVGVSAANTHDSQGLKPMVLGHQTRHDPHRGRYFKPQRLHADKAYDRPDLRKWLRGKRIGVRIARKGIESSERLGRRRWVIERTMSWMSGYRRLSPRYERNPRNYLAFLGLAAALCCYKRLVRLTT; this comes from the exons ATGGGGCGGGGTACGTGGAGTTGGATTGTTCCGGACGGGCTGTGGGAGATCGCGAAGCCGCTGATCCCTCCGTCGAGGGTGCGGCCGCAGGGCGGCGGTACGCAAGACACGCCTGATGAGACGCTGTTCGCGGCGATCATCTACGTGCTGGTCAGCGGTTGTGCCTGGCGGGCTCTGCCGCCCTGCTTCGGGATATCGAAGTCGACCGCGCACCGCCGGTTCCTGATCTGGTCCAGAGCCGGCGTCTGGGGCCGCCTGCACGAGACCGTCCTGCATCGTCTCGATGACGCCGGCCTCATCGACGTCACCCGTGTCGTCCTCGACACCGCCCATGTCAGGGCTA AAAAAGGGGGCGAACACACAGGTCCGAGCCCCGTGGACCGAGGCAAGCCGGGTTCCAAGATGCACATCCTGTCGGATGCGAACGGACTGCCCTTGGTCGTCGGCGTCTCGGCCGCCAACACCCACGACAGCCAGGGACTGAAGCCCATGGTGCTGGGTCACCAAACGAGACACGACCCCCATCGCGGCCGGTACTTCAAACCCCAGCGCCTGCACGCGGACAAAGCCTACGACCGCCCGGACCTGCGTAAATGGTTACGCGGCAAGCGCATCGGAGTCCGGATCGCCCGCAAAGGCATCGAGTCAAGCGAACGGTTGGGGCGTCGCAGGTGGGTGATCGAGCGGACGATGTCGTGGATGTCTGGCTACCGCAGACTCAGCCCCCGCTATGAGCGCAATCCCCGTAACTACCTGGCCTTTCTCGGACTCGCCGCCGCCCTCTGCTGCTACAAGCGCCTCGTCCGCCTCACCACGTAG